The following proteins are co-located in the Heliorestis convoluta genome:
- a CDS encoding methyl-accepting chemotaxis protein: MSKEGTNWRPKVASKFSSRIWVKIVLSMVITSSLLAIFVGVVAYMESSKRIQELAKNNMITMSEKQTQEFTYLILQSERAVDELAKRAVSSVDIAALQNDPAYLERFLAYMNPVVVEAAENASAMAMYLYVNPDITGRVGEIYYVDLQGTGNYVLDVGLTIEEFDPNLEYMRWYYDPIDARQGIWSEPYEWHEWDHLDLEMISYARPVYIGQTLLGVVGIDLNFKFFEDTILGYNFYDHGFAYLLDEKQNFLVHPDLPRDANLRTIIDGTLNYVADEIESTESGYLSYDHPRGKSVLSYHLLPNGWVFGLIVVESDLLHNIESLKTALLWIIVSGMALVGLIALWISRKISKPITMVTNSLQKIEQYDFTDDNYLSTVTSNRDETGTMAQAVAVMKQSMANLVKEIQEKASQTNEYAEKLKVATTETNVTIDQIAKTVEELAQGTSEQASSAKEGFEQLELLTEDMTEVMNHSQQSQQFVQEAEEANQQGVEAVERLQDNFHAYNKILEQLEQSVTLLNNKSSSIGKIVTAIGSIADQTNLLALNAAIEAARAGEQGRGFAVVAEEIRKLAAQSANSTDEIASMIDEIRHEITRTKESMNEATEKAKSSNEAVQETNQSFQMIEKSVRTLFSQVDQLNQGLLKIDEKKDKVLKTIQEINRNSQENAASTEEISASVEEQSATMNVLVQMADDLRKIATMLEQSVERFRL, translated from the coding sequence GTGAGTAAAGAAGGGACCAACTGGCGCCCTAAAGTTGCTTCGAAATTTAGTTCTAGGATTTGGGTAAAAATTGTGCTGTCCATGGTGATCACATCATCTTTGCTGGCAATTTTCGTAGGTGTCGTTGCCTATATGGAGAGCAGCAAACGAATTCAAGAACTGGCCAAAAACAATATGATAACCATGTCAGAAAAACAAACGCAAGAATTTACCTATCTAATCTTGCAATCAGAAAGAGCCGTCGACGAGCTGGCAAAGCGTGCTGTGAGTTCTGTAGACATAGCGGCGTTACAAAATGATCCTGCTTATCTAGAGCGCTTTCTAGCCTATATGAATCCTGTTGTAGTAGAAGCAGCGGAAAACGCATCTGCTATGGCAATGTACCTCTATGTAAATCCCGATATTACGGGACGAGTCGGAGAAATTTATTATGTAGATCTTCAAGGTACGGGCAATTATGTTTTAGATGTTGGACTGACTATAGAAGAATTTGATCCCAATCTAGAGTATATGAGATGGTACTATGATCCAATCGATGCGAGACAAGGAATTTGGTCAGAACCCTATGAGTGGCATGAGTGGGACCATCTAGATCTAGAAATGATATCTTATGCAAGGCCTGTCTATATAGGTCAGACCTTGCTAGGTGTTGTAGGGATTGATTTAAACTTTAAGTTTTTTGAAGACACCATTTTGGGGTATAACTTTTATGATCATGGTTTTGCCTATCTATTAGATGAAAAACAAAACTTTCTAGTTCACCCTGATCTACCGAGAGATGCCAATCTCAGAACCATTATAGATGGTACTTTAAACTATGTAGCCGATGAAATCGAATCCACAGAATCAGGATATCTTAGCTATGATCATCCCCGTGGAAAAAGTGTTTTAAGCTATCATCTTCTGCCCAATGGTTGGGTTTTTGGATTGATCGTTGTAGAAAGTGACTTGCTCCATAATATTGAAAGCTTAAAGACAGCCTTGCTCTGGATTATTGTAAGCGGTATGGCGCTGGTGGGATTGATTGCTTTATGGATCAGTCGTAAAATCTCCAAGCCTATCACCATGGTTACGAACTCTTTGCAAAAAATAGAGCAATACGATTTCACAGACGATAACTATCTCAGTACGGTAACATCCAATCGAGATGAGACAGGTACAATGGCCCAGGCTGTTGCCGTGATGAAGCAATCGATGGCCAATCTAGTCAAAGAGATTCAAGAAAAGGCAAGTCAAACGAATGAATATGCCGAAAAGTTGAAAGTAGCAACGACTGAAACGAATGTTACGATTGACCAGATCGCAAAAACGGTGGAGGAATTGGCCCAAGGAACATCAGAACAAGCAAGTAGCGCCAAAGAAGGTTTTGAACAGCTAGAGTTGTTGACAGAAGATATGACGGAAGTGATGAACCACTCTCAGCAATCGCAACAGTTTGTGCAAGAAGCAGAAGAAGCCAATCAACAAGGTGTAGAGGCCGTTGAACGATTGCAAGATAATTTTCATGCTTACAATAAAATTTTAGAGCAGTTGGAGCAAAGCGTAACCCTTCTAAATAACAAATCGAGTTCTATCGGAAAAATAGTCACTGCTATCGGATCGATTGCCGATCAAACGAACTTGCTGGCGCTCAATGCAGCCATTGAAGCAGCTCGCGCTGGAGAGCAAGGTCGAGGCTTTGCTGTAGTAGCCGAAGAAATACGCAAGCTTGCAGCGCAATCAGCCAATTCAACCGATGAAATTGCATCGATGATAGATGAGATTCGCCATGAAATTACTCGTACGAAAGAAAGCATGAATGAAGCAACAGAAAAAGCCAAGTCATCGAATGAAGCGGTTCAGGAAACGAACCAATCTTTCCAAATGATTGAAAAGTCAGTACGCACTCTCTTTTCACAAGTAGATCAACTGAACCAAGGTCTTCTGAAAATTGATGAGAAAAAAGATAAGGTATTAAAAACGATCCAAGAGATCAATCGCAATTCCCAAGAAAATGCGGCTTCTACAGAAGAAATATCGGCTTCGGTAGAAGAACAATCGGCAACGATGAACGTACTTGTTCAAATGGCTGACGATCTTCGAAAGATAGCAACTATGCTCGAGCAGTCTGTTGAGCGATTTCGGTTATAG